Genomic window (Pseudomonas sp. MM211):
GAACGTGAGAAATTAGTGACATTAGTTACCATATCCACACCCCCAGCAGCACGATCACGATCGTCGATACGACGAGTACGATTTTGGAACCCAGCTTGCCGCCTTCCAGCGTCTCACCGACTCCAGCATCCATGATCAAGTGGCGCACACCGGCCACCAGGTGGTACAGCAAAGCGGACAGCAGTCCCCAGATCACGAACTTGGCCAGCGGGCTGGTCAAGCATTCTTTCACCTGGGCGAAGCCCTCTTCCGATGACAGCGATTTGTCGAGCCCGAACAGCAGCACGGCAATGCCGAAGAAAAGGATCACGCCGGATATACGGTGAAGAATGGACGTGTAAGCGGTGACTGGGAGCTTTATCGTCCGAAGGTCTAAGTTTACAGGTCGTTGGCTATTCACGGCTTTATTATCACACTGAGAGCCCCAGCTATCAGGGCTGAGTTGTCGGGAAGCGCACTGGTCAGGTACCCATCACCCAAGAAGTGACAACTACCAGAATCCGGGCTGTAAGGCCCTTGGCAGTCGGGCGCAGAGTATAGACAGTTAGGTCACTAATGACAACGCGGACACCTCGACCTTCTACCGATTGCGTCAACCTCAAAATTGGCGTAAAAGGCCGCGCCCTTTTGTCGCAGGTAGTGCACTCAAACCCTTCTATTGCCTGGGTTTTCGCAAATTGACTTTCAGATTCATAACACTATAGTGGTGCGGGCCCTGCGTGGGGGGCCGACTGATGA
Coding sequences:
- the sdhC gene encoding succinate dehydrogenase, cytochrome b556 subunit — translated: MNSQRPVNLDLRTIKLPVTAYTSILHRISGVILFFGIAVLLFGLDKSLSSEEGFAQVKECLTSPLAKFVIWGLLSALLYHLVAGVRHLIMDAGVGETLEGGKLGSKIVLVVSTIVIVLLGVWIW